Proteins from a genomic interval of Eulemur rufifrons isolate Redbay chromosome 10, OSU_ERuf_1, whole genome shotgun sequence:
- the CCNG1 gene encoding cyclin-G1 encodes MIEVLTTTDSQNLLHQLNALLEQESRCQPKVCGLRLIESAHDNGLRMTARLRDFEVKDLLSLTQFFGFDTETFSLAVNLLDRFLSKMKVQPKHLGCVGLSCFYLAVKSIEEERNVPLATDLIRISQYRFTVSDLMRMEKIVLEKVCWKVKATTAFQFLQLYYSLIQENLPFERRNTLNFERLEAQLKACHCRIIFSKAKPSVLALSIIALEIQAQKCVELTEGVECLQKHSKINGRDLTFWQELVSKCLTEYSSNKCSKPNVQKLKWIVSGRTARQLKHSYYRISHLPTIPEMVP; translated from the exons ATGATAGAGGTACTGACAACAACTGACTCTCAGAATCTGCTACACCAGCTGAATGCCCTGTTGGAACAGGAGTCTAGATGTCAGCCAAAGGTCTGCGGCTTGAGACTAATTGAGTCTGCCCACGATAATGGCCTCAGAATGACTGCCAGACTACGGGACTTTGAAGTAAAAGATCTTCTTAGTCTAACTCAGTTCTTTGGCTTCGACACGGAGACATTTTCTCTAGCTGTGAATTTACTGGACAGATTCCTGTCTAAAATGAAG gtGCAGCCCAAGCACCTTGGGTGTGTTGGGCTGAGCTGCTTCTATTTGGCTGTAAAATCAatagaagaagaaaggaatgtcCCATTGGCAACTGACTTGATCCGAATAAGTCAGTATAGGTTCACAGTGTCAGACTTGATGAGAATGGAAAAGATTGTGTTGGAGAAGGTGTGTTGGAAAGTCAAAGCTACGACTGCCTTTCAATTTCTGCAACTctattattcactcattcaagaGAACTTGCCATTCGAAAG gagaaataccCTTAATTTTGAAAGACTAGAAGCTCAACTTAAGGCGTGTCATTGCAGGATCATATTTTCTAAAGcaaag CCTTCTGTGTTGGCATTGTCTATCATTGCGTTGGAGATCCAAGCACAGAAGTGTGTAGAGTTAACAGAAGGAGTAGAATGTCTTCAGAAACATTCCAAG ATAAATGGCAGAGATTTGACCTTCTGGCAAGAGCTCGTATCCAAGTGTttaactgaatattcatcaaacaaGTGTTCCAAACCAAATGTTCAGAAATTGAAATGGATTGTTTCTGGGCGTACTGCACGACAACTGAAGCATAGTTACTACAGAATAAGTCACCTCCCAACAATTCCTGAAATGGTTCCCTAA